The following proteins come from a genomic window of Rhodobium gokarnense:
- a CDS encoding sigma-70 family RNA polymerase sigma factor: MPQAEDIEELLSRTALGDRDAFRLLYVHTSAKLFGVCLRLLKDKARAEDALQEVYVKIWSNASKYAPSGYSPISWLVAVARNHVIDILRAAKPEAVDIDDVPDAADDGPTPEQVSERRSTRRAIEDCLDELDHAAAEAVRSAYLDGDSYRELAERQDVPLNTMRTRLRRSLMKLRDCLER, encoded by the coding sequence TTGCCCCAGGCTGAAGACATCGAGGAGCTGCTTTCGCGGACCGCGCTCGGCGACCGGGACGCCTTTCGCCTGCTCTACGTGCACACCTCGGCGAAACTTTTCGGCGTTTGCCTCCGTTTGCTGAAAGACAAGGCCCGGGCCGAAGACGCGCTGCAGGAGGTCTATGTCAAGATCTGGTCCAACGCTTCGAAATACGCCCCATCCGGCTACAGCCCGATTTCCTGGCTGGTGGCGGTCGCCCGCAACCATGTCATCGACATCCTCAGGGCGGCGAAGCCGGAAGCGGTCGATATCGACGACGTGCCGGACGCGGCCGACGACGGGCCGACGCCGGAGCAGGTGTCGGAACGCCGCTCGACCCGCCGGGCGATCGAGGACTGCCTCGACGAACTGGACCATGCTGCGGCGGAGGCCGTGCGCAGCGCCTATCTCGACGGCGACAGCTACCGGGAACTGGCCGAGCGCCAGGATGTGCCGCTCAACACCATGCGAACGCGGCTCAGGCGCAGCCTGATGAAACTGAGAGACTGCCTGGAACGATGA
- a CDS encoding fasciclin domain-containing protein: MTSKTTSIFAAAGLALSLTAGAALADNPMVGGAPMYANKNIVENAVNSKDHETLVAAVKAAGLVETLQGKGPFTVFAPTDEAFEMLPDGTVETLLKPENKDQLTKILTCHVVAADAMSDAIKKMVADDGGMHPVKTVGGCEFTAMTKDGKIMIKDGQGNVATVTIADVEQSNGVIHVIDHVLLPAS; encoded by the coding sequence ATGACTTCCAAGACCACCTCGATTTTCGCCGCTGCCGGTCTGGCACTTTCGCTCACCGCCGGTGCCGCGCTCGCCGACAACCCGATGGTCGGCGGCGCGCCGATGTACGCGAACAAGAACATCGTGGAGAACGCGGTCAACTCCAAGGACCACGAGACGCTGGTCGCCGCCGTCAAGGCCGCCGGTCTCGTCGAGACGCTGCAGGGCAAGGGCCCGTTCACCGTCTTTGCGCCGACCGATGAGGCCTTCGAGATGCTGCCGGACGGCACCGTCGAGACGCTCCTGAAGCCCGAGAACAAGGACCAGCTCACCAAGATCCTGACCTGCCATGTGGTCGCCGCGGACGCCATGTCCGACGCCATCAAGAAGATGGTCGCCGACGATGGCGGCATGCATCCGGTCAAGACCGTGGGCGGCTGCGAGTTCACCGCCATGACCAAGGACGGCAAGATCATGATCAAGGACGGCCAGGGCAATGTCGCCACCGTCACGATCGCCGACGTCGAACAGTCGAACGGCGTCATCCACGTCATCGACCACGTGCTTCTGCCGGCCTCGTAA
- the msrB gene encoding peptide-methionine (R)-S-oxide reductase MsrB, whose protein sequence is MKRREFLIVGGAVVAAAAGSFAYLGGSFAEEKGVEGNFEITKTPEEWRAELTEAEFAVLREEDTERAYTSDLLKEKREGTYVCAGCALPLYSSETKFDSGTGWPSFYAAIDGAVGTKEDNSLFMTRTEVHCRRCGGHLGHIFDDGPPPTGKRHCINGVALDFEAA, encoded by the coding sequence ATGAAACGCCGCGAGTTTCTGATTGTCGGCGGCGCCGTCGTCGCGGCAGCGGCCGGCAGTTTTGCCTATCTCGGCGGGTCCTTCGCCGAGGAAAAGGGTGTGGAGGGGAACTTCGAGATCACGAAGACGCCGGAGGAATGGCGCGCGGAGCTGACCGAGGCGGAATTCGCCGTCCTTCGCGAAGAAGATACGGAGCGCGCCTACACCAGCGACCTTCTCAAGGAAAAGCGCGAAGGCACCTATGTCTGTGCCGGCTGCGCGCTGCCGCTCTATTCGTCCGAGACCAAGTTCGACAGCGGAACCGGCTGGCCAAGCTTTTATGCGGCCATCGACGGCGCGGTTGGCACGAAGGAGGACAACTCCCTGTTCATGACGCGCACCGAAGTCCATTGCCGACGCTGCGGCGGCCATCTCGGCCACATTTTTGATGACGGCCCGCCGCCGACCGGCAAGCGCCACTGCATCAACGGCGTCGCGCTGGATTTTGAGGCGGCGTAG
- a CDS encoding putative bifunctional diguanylate cyclase/phosphodiesterase — protein MIDALVLGAGAVGLWVAGHRLDIFESIVAFIESHEAWELDELVVAFIALGLAGFIYSARRLSDLRHEYGRRMRAEADAKWSACHDALTGLPNRRFLEERFRELSEPPNRRPFALLLIDLNGFKRINDLRGHDVGDRLLETVAERLVETIPNGTVARYGGDEFMALLPGKNRDQAAEVADAVLKAFAVPAYIDGHPYRVGTAIGIAGYPCHTDNVDDLVRLADIAMYRAKTTLGDGAIVFNSSFLTELHRTEEGEKALAEAMRRGRIRPHYQPLIDLSDGRVIGCEALARWERDDGSFVPPGEFIPLAESMGVIDGLSYDLFRQACRDVVSWDAPLFLSFNLSAVQFEDPSLGLNILAILNETGLPPARLELEITESVFVHNEATTLAVIEQLQALGIRIALDDFGTGYSSLSRLANLSIDRVKIDHSFVGRCLEDVRSMSVVKAIISLSRTLGLSVTAEGIETQPQYARLKKIGCNVGQGFLFGKALPAADFHRLLQDANAGPLLASRRA, from the coding sequence GTGATCGACGCCCTTGTCCTGGGCGCCGGCGCGGTCGGGCTGTGGGTGGCCGGGCATCGCCTCGATATCTTCGAGTCCATCGTGGCATTCATCGAAAGCCATGAGGCCTGGGAGCTCGACGAACTCGTCGTCGCCTTCATCGCGCTCGGCCTTGCCGGGTTCATCTACTCGGCCCGGCGGCTCTCCGACCTCAGACATGAATATGGGCGCCGGATGAGGGCGGAGGCCGACGCCAAATGGTCGGCGTGCCACGATGCCCTGACCGGGCTTCCCAACCGGCGTTTCCTGGAAGAGCGGTTTCGCGAGTTGAGCGAGCCGCCGAACCGGCGGCCCTTCGCCCTGTTGCTGATCGACCTCAACGGCTTCAAGCGCATCAACGACCTGCGCGGCCACGACGTCGGCGATCGGCTCCTGGAGACCGTCGCCGAGCGGCTCGTCGAGACGATCCCGAACGGCACCGTCGCCCGCTATGGCGGCGACGAGTTCATGGCCCTCCTGCCCGGCAAGAACCGGGACCAGGCGGCCGAGGTCGCCGATGCGGTCCTCAAGGCGTTCGCCGTGCCGGCCTATATCGACGGCCATCCCTACCGGGTCGGCACGGCGATCGGCATTGCCGGCTATCCCTGCCACACCGACAATGTGGACGATCTGGTCCGGCTCGCCGACATCGCCATGTACCGGGCGAAGACGACGCTCGGCGACGGCGCGATCGTCTTCAATTCCTCCTTCCTGACGGAGCTCCATCGCACCGAAGAGGGCGAGAAGGCGCTTGCCGAGGCGATGCGGCGCGGCCGGATCCGGCCGCACTACCAGCCGCTGATCGACCTTTCCGACGGACGGGTGATCGGCTGCGAGGCCCTGGCGCGCTGGGAGCGGGACGACGGCTCCTTCGTGCCGCCGGGCGAGTTCATCCCGCTCGCGGAGTCCATGGGCGTCATCGACGGGCTGTCCTACGATCTTTTCCGGCAGGCCTGCCGCGACGTCGTCTCCTGGGATGCGCCGCTCTTCCTGTCCTTCAACCTGTCGGCCGTGCAGTTCGAGGACCCTTCGCTCGGGCTCAACATCCTCGCCATCCTCAACGAGACCGGCCTTCCGCCCGCACGGCTGGAGCTGGAAATCACCGAAAGCGTCTTCGTCCACAACGAGGCGACGACGCTTGCCGTCATCGAACAGTTGCAGGCGCTCGGCATCCGCATCGCGCTCGACGACTTCGGCACCGGCTATTCCAGCCTGTCGCGCCTTGCGAACCTGTCGATCGACCGGGTCAAGATCGACCACAGCTTCGTCGGCCGCTGCCTTGAGGACGTGCGCAGCATGAGCGTCGTCAAGGCGATCATCTCGCTGAGCCGGACCCTCGGGCTGTCGGTGACGGCCGAAGGCATCGAGACGCAGCCGCAATATGCCCGGCTGAAGAAGATCGGCTGCAATGTCGGCCAGGGCTTCCTGTTCGGCAAGGCGCTGCCGGCCGCGGACTTCCATCGCCTGCTGCAGGACGCCAACGCCGGCCCCCTGCTGGCGAGCCGGCGGGCGTAG
- a CDS encoding GNAT family N-acetyltransferase produces the protein MHQTTLARSTLSWTAYHSLADCAALWCDFQKRAIRTPYQRFEWLNSWMETFGRRDGTEPLILVGFEGDNPRILLPLAVDRELGARRLTWLAGDWCDYAMPLIAPELAEALTDGDVAAIWRTVAEIADGADYLLLERQPLNLGDFDNPFARYDARPFTSKAYALRIGGDWESFYERMHSTKSRRRLRDKEKRIKRCGEIAFRRLSGATEIHGAVGELLDWKVAQILERGAFNPFDDTTSDMFLAHVLTSAPEFVRFYALEVGGKMAAAAIGLVDGKTISIFQLAYGPGPCARYSPGRILIHKVMKAAIEEKLEIFDFSLGDEGYKLDVCDIHVEMMQTSHAMTASGWLPATLHTAKSIAKRRVKASERLTAATFAVNRAVHRLGFSAVGRVRSDIDPEPPTTKAPVSAQS, from the coding sequence ATGCACCAGACGACGCTTGCCCGCAGCACCTTGAGCTGGACGGCGTATCATTCGCTCGCCGACTGCGCCGCGCTCTGGTGCGACTTCCAGAAGCGCGCGATCCGCACGCCCTACCAGCGCTTCGAATGGCTGAACAGCTGGATGGAGACCTTCGGGCGGCGCGACGGCACCGAGCCGCTGATCCTCGTAGGCTTTGAGGGCGACAATCCGCGAATCCTGTTGCCGCTCGCCGTCGACCGGGAACTCGGCGCACGGCGCCTCACCTGGCTCGCCGGCGACTGGTGCGACTACGCCATGCCGCTGATCGCCCCGGAACTGGCCGAAGCGCTGACGGATGGCGACGTCGCGGCGATCTGGCGAACCGTCGCGGAGATCGCCGACGGCGCCGATTATCTGCTGCTTGAGCGGCAGCCGCTAAACCTCGGCGACTTCGACAACCCCTTCGCGCGCTATGATGCCCGGCCCTTCACCTCCAAGGCCTATGCGCTTCGCATCGGCGGCGACTGGGAGAGCTTCTACGAGCGCATGCACAGCACCAAGTCGCGGCGGCGCCTGCGCGACAAGGAAAAGCGCATCAAGCGCTGCGGCGAGATCGCCTTCCGCAGGCTTTCCGGCGCCACCGAAATCCACGGCGCGGTCGGCGAACTCCTTGACTGGAAGGTGGCGCAGATCCTGGAGCGCGGCGCCTTCAACCCGTTCGACGACACCACCAGCGACATGTTCCTTGCCCATGTGCTGACGAGCGCGCCGGAGTTCGTCCGGTTCTACGCGCTGGAGGTCGGCGGCAAGATGGCCGCGGCGGCGATCGGCCTCGTCGACGGCAAGACGATCTCCATCTTCCAGCTCGCCTACGGGCCGGGTCCCTGCGCGCGCTATTCGCCGGGCCGTATCCTGATTCACAAGGTGATGAAGGCGGCGATCGAGGAGAAGCTGGAGATTTTCGACTTCTCGCTCGGCGACGAAGGCTACAAGCTGGATGTGTGCGACATCCATGTGGAGATGATGCAGACCTCGCACGCCATGACCGCGAGCGGCTGGCTGCCGGCGACCCTGCACACCGCCAAGAGCATTGCCAAGCGGCGGGTCAAGGCCTCCGAACGCCTGACGGCGGCGACCTTCGCCGTCAACCGCGCCGTCCACCGGCTCGGCTTTTCCGCGGTCGGGCGCGTGCGCAGCGACATCGATCCGGAACCGCCGACCACGAAGGCGCCGGTCAGCGCGCAATCCTAG
- a CDS encoding helix-turn-helix domain-containing protein yields MGRSSRTEGTASDPPRAEQSGVGADIRLLRKSRKVPLTELAAELKRSVGWLSQVERGLGSASIADLRIISRFFSVPISFFFRNEDAPPEERGLIVRAGARQQLGTSETGLTEELLSPDLSGDFEMLRSVFAPGTESGPLPARPTNDGGIVVAGELELSIGERTFRLGAGDSFQYRDRPTRWRNPGKRETVIFWVCSPPVY; encoded by the coding sequence TTGGGTAGGTCCTCCAGGACGGAAGGAACGGCTTCCGACCCTCCGCGTGCCGAACAGTCCGGCGTCGGTGCGGATATCCGCCTGCTACGCAAGAGCCGCAAGGTACCCCTGACCGAACTCGCTGCGGAGCTGAAGCGCTCCGTCGGCTGGCTCAGCCAGGTGGAGCGGGGCCTCGGCAGCGCCTCCATCGCCGATCTGAGGATCATCTCGCGGTTCTTCTCCGTGCCGATCAGCTTCTTCTTCCGCAACGAGGATGCCCCTCCGGAGGAGCGCGGCCTCATCGTGCGCGCCGGCGCCCGCCAGCAGCTCGGCACCTCCGAGACCGGCCTCACCGAGGAGCTGCTGTCGCCGGACCTTTCCGGCGACTTTGAGATGCTGCGCTCGGTCTTCGCGCCCGGCACGGAAAGCGGTCCGCTGCCGGCCCGCCCGACCAATGACGGCGGCATCGTCGTTGCCGGCGAACTGGAACTGAGCATCGGCGAGCGCACCTTCCGGCTCGGCGCCGGCGATAGCTTCCAGTATCGCGACCGTCCGACCCGCTGGCGCAACCCCGGCAAGCGGGAAACGGTCATCTTCTGGGTCTGCTCGCCGCCGGTCTATTGA
- a CDS encoding TIGR03808 family TAT-translocated repetitive protein: MLDRRSFLTAGGGFAAAALAPAAPARANIEVAELRGSLDASHFGARPGAVDDQSRILQMAIDQATREHRPLFIPPGRYQVSNLTLPDGAQIVGIPDETQLVYQGGGHFLLGEKAERLSLEGIVIDGSNRLLEDYAPGLVHFIDVERVTIANCSISGSAMNGISLHRCGGRIERSTVSGAGQAAIQTMEAKGLAIRDNVVTNCANGGILVHRWTEGDDGTLVTGNRVEEIYARDGGTGQNGNGINVFRAHNVMVANNRVANCAFSAIRSNAGSNVQITANSCLKSGETAIYSEFAFEGAVISDNIVDGGANGISVVNFREGGRLATVSGNLVRNMSTIGPYTSEPPGFGSGIAAEGDTTIANNVVENVPLFGLALGWGPHMRNVTATGNIVRNAKVGIAVSVVDGVGPAVVANNILEETADGAIIGFRWADRASDDLVDGGGDAFAGLTVANNVAR; encoded by the coding sequence ATGCTGGACCGCCGATCGTTTCTGACTGCCGGCGGCGGATTTGCCGCCGCTGCCCTTGCCCCCGCCGCGCCGGCGCGGGCCAACATCGAAGTCGCCGAACTGCGCGGCTCGCTCGATGCGTCCCATTTCGGCGCACGACCCGGCGCCGTCGACGACCAGAGCCGCATCCTGCAGATGGCGATCGACCAGGCGACGCGCGAGCACCGGCCGCTGTTCATCCCGCCGGGCCGCTACCAGGTCTCCAACCTCACCCTACCGGACGGCGCGCAGATCGTCGGCATTCCCGACGAGACGCAGCTCGTCTACCAGGGCGGCGGGCATTTCCTCCTCGGCGAGAAGGCCGAGCGGCTGTCCCTGGAGGGCATCGTCATCGACGGCTCCAACCGGCTGCTGGAAGACTACGCGCCGGGCCTCGTCCACTTCATCGACGTGGAGCGGGTGACGATCGCCAACTGCTCGATTTCCGGCAGCGCCATGAACGGCATCTCGCTGCATCGCTGCGGCGGGCGCATCGAGCGCTCCACGGTCTCCGGCGCCGGCCAGGCCGCGATCCAGACCATGGAGGCCAAGGGCCTTGCGATCCGCGACAACGTCGTTACCAACTGCGCCAATGGCGGCATCCTCGTCCATCGCTGGACCGAGGGCGACGACGGCACGCTCGTCACCGGCAACCGCGTCGAAGAAATCTACGCCCGGGACGGCGGCACCGGCCAGAATGGCAACGGCATCAACGTCTTTCGCGCCCACAATGTGATGGTCGCCAACAACCGGGTGGCCAATTGCGCGTTTTCCGCGATCCGCTCCAATGCCGGCTCGAACGTCCAGATCACCGCCAATAGCTGCCTGAAGTCCGGCGAGACGGCGATCTATTCGGAATTCGCCTTCGAGGGCGCCGTCATCTCCGACAACATCGTCGACGGCGGCGCCAACGGCATCTCCGTCGTCAATTTCCGCGAGGGCGGCCGGCTCGCCACCGTCTCCGGCAACCTCGTGCGCAACATGTCGACCATCGGCCCCTACACGTCCGAGCCGCCGGGCTTCGGCAGCGGGATTGCTGCTGAGGGCGACACCACCATCGCAAACAATGTGGTGGAGAACGTGCCGCTCTTTGGCCTGGCGCTGGGCTGGGGCCCGCACATGCGCAATGTCACAGCGACCGGCAATATCGTGCGCAATGCCAAGGTCGGCATCGCCGTTTCCGTCGTCGACGGGGTCGGGCCGGCGGTCGTTGCCAACAACATTCTGGAAGAGACCGCGGACGGCGCCATCATCGGCTTTCGCTGGGCCGATCGGGCGAGCGACGACCTCGTGGACGGCGGCGGCGACGCCTTTGCCGGCCTCACCGTTGCCAACAATGTCGCGCGCTGA
- a CDS encoding anti-sigma factor translates to MSAGDDKRRKDDAAIAEYALGVLPAEERAALSRRLQDEPDLQADLRAWEERFAPVADEVVPVAPPAETLSRIEDRLFGAPAQKPGIARRTLLLWQGLSAVSLAALVVVAALFLTQPGPREAGPTYVSELTAEDKAFHLVALYDGEEGVLRLHRTTGAPAGGHDFELWLIEGGNAPISLGLVPRDPAGRLTIPGELAGRLSGATLAVSDEPAGGSPTGAPTGPVVATGAITPI, encoded by the coding sequence ATGAGTGCTGGCGACGACAAACGGCGGAAGGACGACGCGGCGATTGCCGAATACGCGCTCGGCGTGCTGCCGGCCGAGGAGCGCGCCGCCCTTTCCCGCCGGCTCCAGGACGAGCCGGACCTCCAGGCCGACTTGCGCGCCTGGGAGGAGCGGTTCGCGCCGGTCGCCGACGAGGTGGTGCCGGTCGCACCGCCGGCCGAGACGCTGTCGCGGATCGAGGATCGGCTGTTCGGCGCACCGGCACAGAAGCCCGGCATTGCCAGAAGAACCCTTCTCCTCTGGCAGGGCCTCAGCGCCGTGTCGCTCGCCGCCCTGGTGGTTGTCGCGGCGTTGTTCCTGACGCAGCCCGGACCGCGCGAGGCCGGCCCGACCTATGTTTCCGAACTCACCGCCGAGGACAAGGCGTTCCACCTGGTCGCGCTCTATGACGGCGAAGAGGGCGTCCTGCGCCTTCACCGCACGACCGGGGCACCCGCGGGCGGGCACGATTTCGAGCTGTGGCTGATCGAAGGGGGTAACGCCCCGATCTCGCTCGGCCTGGTGCCGCGCGATCCGGCCGGCCGGCTCACCATCCCCGGCGAGCTTGCCGGACGGCTTTCCGGCGCGACGCTCGCCGTCAGCGACGAGCCGGCAGGCGGCTCGCCCACCGGCGCTCCCACGGGACCGGTCGTTGCCACCGGGGCGATCACGCCGATCTGA
- a CDS encoding GcvT family protein produces MADLPQKARAVIIGGGVSGCSIAYHLAKLGWQDVVLLERKKLTSGTTWHAAGLIGQLRASPNLTRLAKYSADLYERLEEETGIATGMRRNGSITVALTEERREELLRQAAFARAFGVEADEISPERLAELYPHLNAEGATAAIHLPGDGQCDPANVAMALAKGARNNGVKVFEDVAVAEVLSNGKRVVGVTCEKDGEPHHIAADVVVNCAGMWARDLAAGSGVTLPLHACEHFYLVTESIDGLPPLPVLRVPDEHAYYKEDAGKMLVGAFEPVAKPWGMDGIPADFCFDQLPEDFDHFEPILDMAVSRLPMLAEAGIHTFFNGPESFTPDDRYYLGEAPELAGYFVAAGYNSIGIASSGGAGMALAHWIDDGTPPFDLWDVDIRRAQPFQANRAYLKERVTETLGLLFADHFPYRQPATARGLRRSPLHEHLKARGAAFGEMAGWERANWFAGEGETPEYRYSWKRQNWFANSAREHSAVREAAGLFDMTSFGKIRVEGRDACRFLDRICAGIIDVEPGRIVYTQMLNPRGGIECDLTVTRLSETAFLLIVPGATIIRDLAWLRRHLDGDAHVVITDMTSSEAVLALMGPNARKVMKVVSPNDFSNAAHPFGTMREIEIGMAMARAHRITYVGELGWEIYVSTDQAAHVFEVLEEAGRAHGLTLCGMHALDSCRLEKAFRHFGHDITDEDHVLEAGLGFAVKTEKGDFIGRDAVLKKREEGLSRRLVQFRLKDPEPLLYHNEPILRDGVVVGHLTSGAYGHHLGAAIGLGYVPCKGESAADVLGSSYEIDIAGTRVGAEASLKPLYDPKMERVRA; encoded by the coding sequence ATGGCCGACCTGCCGCAAAAGGCCCGCGCCGTCATCATCGGGGGCGGCGTCTCCGGCTGCTCGATCGCCTATCACCTGGCAAAGCTCGGCTGGCAGGACGTGGTGCTGCTGGAGCGCAAGAAGCTGACCTCGGGCACGACGTGGCATGCCGCCGGCCTCATCGGCCAGCTCCGCGCCTCGCCGAACCTGACCCGGCTCGCCAAATACTCCGCCGACCTCTACGAGCGCCTGGAAGAAGAGACCGGCATCGCCACCGGCATGCGGCGCAACGGTTCGATCACCGTCGCGCTGACCGAGGAGCGCCGCGAGGAATTGCTGCGCCAGGCGGCCTTCGCCCGCGCCTTCGGGGTCGAGGCCGACGAGATCTCGCCCGAACGCCTCGCCGAACTCTATCCCCACCTCAACGCCGAGGGCGCCACCGCGGCGATCCACCTTCCCGGCGACGGCCAGTGCGATCCCGCCAATGTGGCGATGGCCCTGGCGAAAGGCGCCCGCAACAACGGTGTGAAGGTCTTCGAAGATGTCGCCGTCGCCGAAGTCCTCAGCAACGGCAAACGCGTCGTCGGCGTCACCTGCGAGAAAGACGGCGAACCGCATCACATCGCGGCGGACGTCGTCGTCAACTGCGCGGGCATGTGGGCGCGCGATCTTGCTGCAGGCTCCGGCGTCACCCTGCCGCTGCACGCCTGCGAGCACTTCTATCTGGTCACCGAGTCCATCGACGGCCTGCCGCCGCTTCCGGTGCTGCGCGTGCCGGACGAGCACGCCTACTACAAGGAGGACGCCGGAAAGATGCTGGTCGGCGCCTTCGAGCCGGTCGCCAAGCCCTGGGGCATGGACGGCATCCCGGCCGATTTCTGCTTCGACCAGTTGCCGGAGGACTTCGACCACTTCGAGCCGATCCTCGATATGGCCGTTTCCCGCCTGCCGATGCTCGCCGAGGCCGGCATCCACACATTCTTCAACGGCCCGGAAAGCTTCACGCCCGACGACCGCTACTATCTCGGCGAGGCGCCGGAACTCGCCGGCTATTTCGTCGCCGCCGGCTACAACTCCATCGGCATTGCGTCCTCCGGCGGCGCCGGTATGGCGCTCGCCCACTGGATCGACGACGGCACGCCGCCCTTCGATTTGTGGGACGTCGACATTCGCCGCGCCCAGCCGTTCCAGGCCAATCGCGCCTACCTCAAGGAACGCGTGACAGAGACCCTCGGTCTCCTCTTCGCCGACCACTTCCCCTATCGCCAGCCGGCGACCGCAAGGGGCCTGCGCCGCTCGCCGCTGCACGAGCACCTGAAGGCGCGCGGTGCCGCCTTCGGCGAGATGGCCGGCTGGGAGCGCGCCAACTGGTTCGCTGGGGAGGGCGAGACACCCGAATACCGCTATTCCTGGAAGCGCCAGAACTGGTTCGCCAACAGCGCCCGCGAGCACAGCGCCGTGCGCGAGGCCGCCGGCCTTTTCGACATGACCTCCTTCGGCAAGATCCGGGTGGAGGGCCGCGACGCCTGCCGCTTCCTCGACCGGATCTGTGCCGGCATTATCGACGTGGAACCGGGCCGCATCGTCTACACCCAGATGCTGAACCCGCGCGGCGGGATCGAATGCGACCTGACCGTTACAAGGCTCTCAGAGACTGCCTTCCTCCTCATCGTTCCCGGAGCCACTATCATCCGCGATCTCGCCTGGTTGCGCCGGCACCTTGATGGCGACGCCCATGTGGTGATCACCGACATGACGTCATCGGAGGCCGTGCTGGCGTTGATGGGGCCGAACGCGCGCAAGGTGATGAAGGTCGTCTCGCCGAACGATTTCTCCAACGCGGCCCATCCCTTCGGGACGATGCGGGAGATCGAGATCGGCATGGCGATGGCCCGCGCCCACCGCATCACCTATGTCGGCGAACTCGGCTGGGAGATCTATGTCTCCACCGACCAGGCGGCCCATGTCTTCGAGGTTCTGGAGGAGGCGGGGAGGGCGCACGGCTTGACGCTCTGCGGTATGCATGCCCTCGACAGTTGCCGGCTGGAAAAGGCGTTCCGCCATTTCGGCCACGACATCACCGACGAGGACCATGTGCTGGAAGCTGGCCTCGGCTTCGCCGTGAAGACGGAAAAGGGCGACTTCATCGGCCGCGACGCGGTGCTGAAAAAGCGGGAGGAGGGGCTGTCACGCCGGCTGGTGCAGTTCCGGCTCAAAGATCCCGAGCCGCTCCTCTACCACAACGAGCCGATCCTTCGGGACGGCGTGGTGGTCGGCCACCTGACCTCCGGCGCCTACGGCCACCACCTCGGCGCCGCCATCGGCCTCGGCTACGTGCCGTGCAAGGGCGAGAGCGCCGCCGACGTCCTTGGCTCATCTTACGAGATCGACATCGCCGGCACCCGGGTGGGTGCAGAGGCGTCGTTGAAGCCGCTCTACGACCCGAAGATGGAGCGGGTGAGGGCGTAG
- the meaB gene encoding methylmalonyl Co-A mutase-associated GTPase MeaB gives MADPAPAKPMDGTDIDAMAERLRAGDRAALARAITLVESRRQDHQQRAHALLQAVLPDTGKAFRVGITGVPGVGKSTTIDMLGANLTAAGRKVAVLAVDPSSTRSGGSILGDKTRMARLAVDPDAFIRPSPSAGTLGGVAAKTRESMLLCEAAGFDVVLVETVGIGQSETAVSEMVDFFLVLMLPGAGDELQGIKKGILEIADMIAVNKADGEGRKRAEAAAADYRAALNILAPRDPNWTPPVITVSGRANENLDGLWQQIETHREKMTRLGTFQDRRRTQQVSWMWSMLEDRMMASLKNNPATAERLPELEKAVREGKVSASFAVDEISGLMKL, from the coding sequence ATGGCCGACCCCGCGCCCGCAAAGCCGATGGACGGCACCGATATCGACGCCATGGCCGAGCGGCTGCGCGCCGGCGACCGGGCCGCGCTCGCCCGCGCCATCACGCTCGTGGAATCGCGCCGCCAGGACCACCAGCAGCGCGCCCATGCGCTGCTGCAGGCCGTGCTGCCGGACACCGGCAAGGCGTTCCGGGTCGGCATCACCGGCGTTCCGGGCGTCGGCAAGTCGACCACCATCGACATGCTCGGCGCCAATCTGACGGCCGCCGGCCGCAAGGTGGCGGTGCTCGCGGTCGATCCCTCCTCCACCCGCAGCGGCGGCTCGATCCTCGGCGACAAGACGCGGATGGCCCGGCTCGCGGTCGACCCCGACGCCTTCATCCGCCCCTCCCCCTCCGCCGGCACGCTCGGCGGCGTCGCCGCCAAGACGCGGGAATCGATGCTCCTTTGCGAAGCCGCAGGCTTCGACGTGGTGCTGGTGGAGACCGTCGGCATCGGCCAGTCGGAGACGGCGGTTTCCGAAATGGTCGACTTCTTCCTCGTCCTGATGCTGCCGGGGGCCGGCGACGAACTCCAGGGCATCAAGAAGGGGATTCTCGAAATCGCCGACATGATCGCCGTCAACAAGGCCGACGGCGAGGGCAGGAAACGGGCGGAGGCGGCCGCCGCCGACTACCGGGCAGCCCTCAACATCCTCGCCCCGCGCGACCCGAACTGGACGCCGCCGGTGATCACCGTCTCCGGGCGTGCCAACGAAAATCTCGACGGCCTGTGGCAGCAGATCGAAACCCACCGGGAAAAGATGACGAGGCTCGGCACCTTCCAGGACCGGCGCCGGACCCAGCAGGTGAGCTGGATGTGGTCGATGCTGGAAGACCGCATGATGGCCTCGCTGAAAAACAATCCGGCAACCGCGGAGCGGCTGCCGGAGCTGGAAAAGGCGGTGCGCGAGGGAAAGGTCTCGGCGAGCTTTGCGGTGGATGAGATCAGCGGCCTGATGAAGCTTTAG